Within the Hypericibacter adhaerens genome, the region CCCTCATCGACATTCTCGGGCAAGCGGAAGCTGCGCTGGAACGCGCCATAGCTGCGCTCCGAGAAGTGATAGTTCTTCTTGTCGTCCTTCTCCTCGCGCCGGGTCTCCTTCTGCCCTTTGATATCGATCACGCCATCCTGGATGGTCAGCTCGATATCCTTCTCGCTGAGGCCCGGAAGCTCGCAGCTCAGCTCATAGCTCTTGTCGGTTTCGCTGAACTCCGCCTTGGGGGCCACGGCATTGCCGCCGACGGCTCCCTGGGCCGCGCGCGCGGCCGGGAGGTCGAAAAGCCGCCGCTCGAACGGGGATAGGAAAAGCCCGCGCATCATGCCGTCGACCATGCGGTCGAAATCGCCGAACAGGCCGGAGGGGGCGAAGGGATCG harbors:
- a CDS encoding Hsp20/alpha crystallin family protein, which produces MAGNERQKAEARSGELLPRGVDPFAPSGLFGDFDRMVDGMMRGLFLSPFERRLFDLPAARAAQGAVGGNAVAPKAEFSETDKSYELSCELPGLSEKDIELTIQDGVIDIKGQKETRREEKDDKKNYHFSERSYGAFQRSFRLPENVDEGAVSALFENGVLTVTLPKRAGTAAAQKKIPIAKR